One region of Eleutherodactylus coqui strain aEleCoq1 chromosome 5, aEleCoq1.hap1, whole genome shotgun sequence genomic DNA includes:
- the B3GALNT2 gene encoding UDP-GalNAc:beta-1,3-N-acetylgalactosaminyltransferase 2 has translation MRRPLLLLLCPCLLGLFLQLWLRSPPHHPLVIGILSARQHRALRDTIRGTWLQALPPAQRPLLRFIVGSEPCSVPPEDREDPYSCRLLNLSGPVLHREIEAFSGPPPSRSPHRQLSVTFRVLYPLIITRLGAWCPGFSRNLSVRLFQAEHEEALLVARLTALSPGAPLTTPGAPPTDAALCYKAVEQFILPEGFHGTLRWDSHDAEGLPMWGVHRVTLNDGGGVLRVTAADEGLLPYDFSQGTEGIAGGFTYTIHDGELLLQRLSARPQRLAQHRAALEEEEAELQAESHAHGDIVFVEVVDTYRNVPRKLLLFYRWLAAAASFHFLLKTDDDCFLQLDNVLRALEERRLRGPNAWWGNFRLNWAVDRTGKWQELEYMSPAYPAFACGAGYVISRDVVQWLAANADRLKTYQGEDVSMGIWMAAIGPRRYQDEGWLCEKSCDRAMLSAPQFSPQELGELWQRKLRCGNPCECANT, from the coding sequence ATGCgccgcccgctgctcctgctGCTGTGTCCCTGCCTGCTCGGCCTGTTCCTGCAGCTGTGgctccgctccccgccgcaccaccCGCTGGTCATCGGCATCCTGTCCGCCCGGCAGCACCGCGCCCTGCGGGACACCATCCGCGGCACCTGGCTGCAGGCCCTGCCGCCCGCACAGCGCCCCCTGCTGCGCTTCATCGTGGGGTCCGAGCCGTGCTCCGTGCCGCCCGAGGACCGGGAGGACCCGTACTCCTGCCGCCTGCTGAACCTCAGCGGCCCCGTGCTGCACCGGGAGATCGAGGCCTTCTCGGGGCCGCCGCCCAGCCGCTCCCCGCACCGGCAGCTGAGCGTCACCTTCCGGGTGTTATACCCGCTGATCATCACCCGGCTGGGGGCGTGGTGCCCGGGCTTCAGCCGCAACCTGAGCGTGCGTCTGTTCCAGGCGGAGCACGAGGAGGCGCTGTTGGTGGCCCGGCTGACCGCGCTGAGCCCGGGGGCCCCGCTGACCACCCCAGGGGCCCCGCCGACCGACGCCGCACTCTGCTACAAGGCGGTGGAGCAGTTCATCCTGCCGGAGGGCTTCCACGGCACGCTGCGCTGGGACAGCCATGACGCCGAGGGGCTTCCCATGTGGGGCGTCCACCGCGTCACCCTGAACGATGGCGGCGGCGTGCTGCGGGTGACGGCGGCCGACGAGGGGCTCCTGCCGTACGACTTCTCGCAGGGCACGGAGGGCATCGCCGGCGGCTTCACCTACACCATCCATGATGGCGAGCTCCTCCTCCAGCGCCTCAGTGCCCGCCCCCAGCGACTCGcccagcaccgcgccgccctggaggaagaggaggcggAGCTGCAGGCGGAGAGCCACGCCCACGGCGACATCGTCTTTGTGGAGGTGGTGGACACATACCGCAACGTCCCCCGCAAGCTGCTGCTGTTCTACCGCTGGCTGGCCGCCGCCGCCTCCTtccacttcctgctgaagacGGACGACGACTGCTTCCTGCAGCTGGACAACGTGCTGCGGGCCCTGGAGGAGCGGCGGCTGCGGGGGCCCAACGCCTGGTGGGGCAACTTCCGCCTCAACTGGGCGGTGGACCGGACGGGGAAGTGGCAGGAGCTGGAGTACATGAGCCCCGCCTACCCCGCCTTCGCCTGCGGCGCCGGGTACGTCATCTCCCGGGACGTCGTCCAGTGGCTCGCGGCCAACGCCGACCGGCTGAAGACCTACCAGGGCGAGGACGTCAGCATGGGCATCTGGATGGCAGCCATCGGCCCCCGCCGCTACCAGGACGAAGGCTGGCTGTGCGAGAAGTCATGTGACCGCGCCATGCTCTCCGCCCCGCAATTCTCTCCGCAGGAACTGGGCGAACTCTGGCAGCGGAAACTGCGATGTGGAAATCCCTGCGAATGTGCCAACACGTGA
- the MYORG gene encoding myogenesis-regulating glycosidase: protein MYSFLPENVTPVKQKVSKEQKPLIGAILLGLLLVISAVVSWCYYSISLRKADRLKTELLYLKKDGFIIHNNQGKVVFRMAFQSGVLDLDSCAKQGEVLSCTRSEKGPLRFFVQTVIKDKVTVMCYRVRWEEYVADTSVLHTMYWDNAYWYGGAEMRTQHWPIKLSGYQEPRPFVTSDVYSFGDGFGGILESYWLSSNATAIKINASVPFHLGWNSTEKVFFLEARYKDSPYKPPPGKEPFPELSYRVCVGSDATSIHKYMVRRYFNKPSRIPSESAFKYPIWSTWSLYKADINQEKILNFTESIKKYQFNYSHIEIDDMYSRYYGDFDFDPVKFPDAPAMFKKLKEDGFKVTLWIHPFINYNSSNFGIGIERGLFVKEPTGRLPAMVQWWNGIGALLDFTNPNTKEWFQNNLRRLRTKYGISSFKFDAGETSYLPHQFSTYQSLSDPNMFSRRYTEMADQFYDLAELRVGYQSQNISCFFRIIDRDSEWGYELGLKSLIPTVLTISMLGYPFILPDMIGGNAYTNVTKDMKELYIRWLELSAFMPSMQFSIPPWHFDKEVIEIAQKFTRIHESLVAPLLLELAGEVTDTGDPIIRPIWWISPNDEAAHKVDSQFLIGDTLMVAPVLEPGKQERDVYLPAGKWRSYKGELYQRTPILLTDYPVDLDEVAYFLWVS from the coding sequence ATGTACTCCTTCCTGCCCGAGAATGTTACTCCGGTAAAGCAGAAGGTTTCTAAGGAGCAGAAGCCGTTGATTGGCGCCATCTTGCTGGGTCTCCTCTTGGTCATCTCCGCAGTAGTCTCTTGGTGCTACTACTCCATCTCCTTGCGCAAAGCCGACCGCCTGAAGACAGAGCTGTTGTATCTGAAGAAAGATGGATTCATCATACACAACAACCAAGGGAAGGTGGTCTTCAGAATGGCCTTCCAGTCCGGCGTTCTAGATTTAGATTCCTGTGCAAAACAAGGGGAAGTTTTATCTTGTACCAGATCAGAGAAGGGACCGCTGAGATTTTTTGTTCAGACGGTCATCAAAGACAAGGTGACTGTTATGTGTTACCGGGTGCGTTGGGAGGAGTATGTGGCCGATACGTCCGTCCTGCACACCATGTACTGGGATAACGCTTATTGGTATGGAGGAGCTGAGATGCGTACACAGCACTGGCCCATCAAGTTATCCGGCTACCAAGAACCTAGACCCTTTGTGACCAGTGACGTCTACTCATTTGGGGATGGTTTCGGGGGAATTTTAGAAAGCTACTGGCTCTCCTCCAATGCAACGGCTATTAAAATCAATGCGTCTGTCCCTTTCCATCTCGGGTGGAATAGCACAGAAAAAGTGTTTTTCCTTGAAGCGAGGTATAAGGATTCTCCATATAAGCCGCCCCCCGGCAAAGAGCCCTTCCCCGAGCTGAGCTACAGAGTGTGTGTCGGGTCCGACGCCACCTCCATCCACAAGTACATGGTGCGGAGGTATTTTAACAAGCCAAGTAGGATCCCTTCAGAAAGCGCCTTCAAGTACCCCATCTGGTCCACATGGTCGCTGTACAAGGCCGACATCAACCAGGAGAAAATTCTAAACTTCACTGAGAGCATTAAGAAGTACCAGTTTAATTACAGTCACATAGAAATAGATGACATGTACTCCAGGTACTACGGAGACTTTGACTTTGATCCCGTCAAGTTTCCTGATGCTCCAGCCATGTTCAAAAAGTTAAAGGAAGACGGCTTCAAAGTGACCCTGTGGATTCATCCTTTCATCAACTATAACTCCTCCAACTTCGGCATTGGCATAGAACGGGGTCTCTTTGTGAAGGAACCCACTGGCCGACTACCAGCCATGGTCCAGTGGTGGAATGGGATTGGCGCGCTCCTGGATTTTACAAATCCCAATACTAAAGAGTGGTTCCAGAACAACCTAAGGCGGCTCAGAACAAAGTACGGAATTTCATCCTTTAAGTTTGATGCTGGTGAAACAAGCTACCTCCCTCATCAGTTCAGCACGTATCAATCCTTGTCAGATCCCAACATGTTCAGCAGGAGGTACACGGAAATGGCCGACCAGTTTTATGACCTCGCTGAGCTCCGCGTTGGTTACCAATCTCAAAACATATCTTGCTTCTTCAGAATCATTGACCGGGATTCGGAATGGGGCTATGAGTTAGGTCTAAAGTCTCTGATACCCACCGTCCTGACCATCAGTATGTTGGGCTACCCTTTCATCTTGCCAGATATGATTGGTGGGAATGCCTACACCAACGTCACGAAGGACATGAAGGAGCTTTACATCCGGTGGCTGGAGCTTTCGGCCTTCATGCCCTCCATGCAGTTTTCCATCCCGCCCTGGCACTTTGATAAAGAGGTCATAGAAATTGCTCAGAAATTCACCAGAATCCACGAGTCCTTGGTTGCCCCTCTGTTGCTAGAACTTGCCGGAGAAGTCACCGACACCGGAGATCCCATCATTCGACCGATTTGGTGGATTTCTCCAAATGATGAAGCTGCACATAAGGTTGATTCTCAGTTTTTGATAGGAGACACCTTAATGGTGGCCCCGGTGCTAGAACCTGGAAAGCAGGAACGTGACGTCTACCTTCCTGCTGGCAAGTGGCGGAGCTACAAAGGGGAACTTTACCAAAGGACTCCCATACTTCTCACGGACTACCCTGTAGACTTGGATGAAGTGGCCTATTTCCTTTGGGTGTCTTAA